A region from the Pristiophorus japonicus isolate sPriJap1 chromosome 14, sPriJap1.hap1, whole genome shotgun sequence genome encodes:
- the mrpl21 gene encoding large ribosomal subunit protein bL21m isoform X2: MEVVQNVNALISTGEYSRLFAVVHFASRQWKVTNEDLILIENHIEADCGDRIRLEKVLLVGGDDFTLIGRPLLGRDLIRVEATVIEKTESWPRVHFRFKRRKRYRRTRINVQPQTVLRINTIEIAPALA, from the exons ATGG AGGTTGTACAGAATGTAAATGCTCTGATCTCCACGGGAGAATACAGCAGACTGTTCGCAGTCGTCCACTTTGCTAGTCGGCAATGGAAAGTAACCAACGAAGACTTGATCCTGATAGAAAATCATATTGAAGCAGACTGTGGAGACAGGATCAGGTTAGAGAAG GTTCTGTTAGTCGGTGGGGATGACTTCACACTAATCGGGAGGCCACTGCTTGG gCGTGACCTTATACGAGTGGAGGCCACAGTCATTGAGAAGACCGAATCTTGGCCAAGAGTGCATTTCAGATTCAAACGGAGAAAGCGTTACCGTAGAACAAGGA tAAATGTGCAACCTCAGACTGTTCTCAGGATCAACACAATTGAGATTGCTCCAGCTCTGGCGTGA
- the mrpl21 gene encoding large ribosomal subunit protein bL21m isoform X1: protein MAASCARLLGSWSRARAAVSSVSFATRYQSSQPRKEAITSLSKPPWPEVKLPDPEEEAKHHMEVVQNVNALISTGEYSRLFAVVHFASRQWKVTNEDLILIENHIEADCGDRIRLEKVLLVGGDDFTLIGRPLLGRDLIRVEATVIEKTESWPRVHFRFKRRKRYRRTRINVQPQTVLRINTIEIAPALA from the exons TGTCTTCAGTATCATTTGCAACAAGATATCAAAGTTCTCAACCAAG AAAAGAAGCAATAACGTCATTGTCAAAACCGCCGTGGCCTGAGGTCAAATTGCCGGATCCTGAAGAGGAGGCAAAACACCACATGG AGGTTGTACAGAATGTAAATGCTCTGATCTCCACGGGAGAATACAGCAGACTGTTCGCAGTCGTCCACTTTGCTAGTCGGCAATGGAAAGTAACCAACGAAGACTTGATCCTGATAGAAAATCATATTGAAGCAGACTGTGGAGACAGGATCAGGTTAGAGAAG GTTCTGTTAGTCGGTGGGGATGACTTCACACTAATCGGGAGGCCACTGCTTGG gCGTGACCTTATACGAGTGGAGGCCACAGTCATTGAGAAGACCGAATCTTGGCCAAGAGTGCATTTCAGATTCAAACGGAGAAAGCGTTACCGTAGAACAAGGA tAAATGTGCAACCTCAGACTGTTCTCAGGATCAACACAATTGAGATTGCTCCAGCTCTGGCGTGA